One Campylobacter concisus DNA segment encodes these proteins:
- the rarD gene encoding EamA family transporter RarD: MLALSAFFMWGFLAVYFNLFSKDVDAYEILAHRIIWSFFLMAAVLCINGKMGEIFALLKDIRSLKALFLSGIFITINWGVYVYAVGSGKILDTSLGYFINPLISMLLGVIIFKERLSKASAIAVCIVIAAVCVQIYAKGGLPLVSIILPLSFGFYAMVRKMAKISAFNGLFIETFFMFPFALGYVLWLVFHSQSHFGLNGDSLLMIASSIVTIVPLVAFNAATTRINLTTIGYLQYISPTIAILCAVFIYGEILDGYKVISFCMIWLALAIISVDKFRKRSKNE, translated from the coding sequence ATTCTCGCGCTTAGCGCCTTTTTTATGTGGGGGTTTTTGGCGGTTTATTTCAATCTATTTAGCAAAGATGTCGATGCTTATGAAATTTTAGCCCACAGGATCATCTGGTCATTTTTCTTGATGGCGGCAGTGCTTTGCATTAATGGCAAAATGGGCGAAATTTTTGCGCTTCTTAAGGATATCCGCTCGCTAAAGGCTCTATTTTTAAGTGGTATTTTTATCACCATAAACTGGGGCGTTTATGTCTATGCGGTGGGTAGCGGCAAAATTTTAGATACGAGTTTGGGATATTTTATAAATCCCTTGATAAGCATGCTCCTTGGCGTCATCATCTTTAAAGAGCGCCTGAGCAAAGCTAGCGCCATAGCCGTTTGCATCGTCATCGCAGCCGTTTGCGTGCAAATTTACGCCAAAGGTGGCCTGCCACTTGTCTCTATCATCTTGCCACTTTCGTTTGGATTTTACGCGATGGTTAGAAAGATGGCGAAGATTAGCGCATTTAACGGGCTTTTTATCGAAACATTTTTTATGTTTCCATTTGCGCTTGGCTACGTTTTATGGCTGGTTTTTCACTCGCAAAGCCACTTTGGGCTAAACGGGGACTCACTTTTAATGATCGCTTCAAGCATCGTAACCATCGTGCCACTTGTCGCATTTAACGCAGCTACGACAAGGATAAATTTAACGACGATCGGATACTTGCAATACATCTCACCAACTATCGCGATCCTTTGCGCGGTCTTTATTTACGGCGAAATTTTAGATGGCTACAAAGTCATCTCATTTTGTATGATCTGGCTGGCGCTTGCGATAATTAGCGTGGATAAATTTAGAAAAAGGAGTAAAAATGAATAG
- a CDS encoding F0F1 ATP synthase subunit A has protein sequence MKDLFLFSNLLNHSHAFVYAFHFCLVALIILIVAYIARSKMQLVPRGLQNIVEAYLEGVISMGKDTLGSEKLARKYLPLVATIGFIVFFSNVIGIIPGFESPSSSLNLTLVLALVVFIYYNFEGIRENGFFKYFGHFMGPNKFLAPIMFPVEVISHLSRVVSLSFRLFGNIKGDDLFLLAMLTLAPWFAPLPAFALLTLMAVLQTFIFMMLTYVYLAGAVAISEHEH, from the coding sequence ATGAAAGATTTGTTTCTATTCTCAAATTTGCTAAACCATTCACATGCCTTTGTCTATGCGTTTCACTTTTGCCTTGTAGCTTTGATCATCCTCATCGTTGCCTATATCGCAAGGAGCAAGATGCAGCTTGTGCCAAGAGGCCTTCAAAACATAGTTGAGGCTTATTTAGAGGGCGTTATCTCTATGGGTAAAGATACTTTAGGTAGCGAAAAGCTAGCTAGAAAATACCTCCCACTTGTTGCAACTATCGGCTTTATCGTATTTTTCTCAAACGTCATCGGTATCATCCCTGGCTTTGAGTCACCAAGCTCAAGCTTAAATTTAACTCTAGTTTTGGCTTTGGTTGTATTTATTTACTACAACTTTGAGGGCATTAGAGAAAATGGCTTTTTCAAATACTTTGGACACTTTATGGGACCAAACAAATTTCTAGCTCCTATTATGTTTCCAGTCGAAGTCATCTCACATCTTTCACGTGTAGTTTCGCTATCTTTCCGTCTTTTTGGTAACATCAAAGGCGACGACTTGTTCTTGCTTGCGATGCTTACACTTGCACCTTGGTTTGCTCCACTTCCAGCCTTTGCACTTCTAACACTTATGGCTGTTTTGCAAACATTTATCTTCATGATGCTAACTTACGTTTATCTAGCTGGCGCAGTCGCTATTAGCGAGCACGAGCATTAA
- a CDS encoding NAD(P)H-dependent glycerol-3-phosphate dehydrogenase has product MSIAVIGAGKWGSALFHAFSENNECVISSRTPREMPNFVSLEEALECEYLVCTIPTQATNLWLKQNYKNKGQKILVASKGIDTANLKFLNEIYEDFVDSENLAFLSGPTFAKEIMQKLPCALVVNSKNQNLALKFASFFPSYMKAYTSEDVIGAEVCGAYKNVIAIAGGICEGLGLGNNARASLISRGLVEMARFGKFFGAKDETFMGLSGAGDLFLTASSILSRNYRVGLGIARHERLEKILNELGEVAEGVDTARAISKIAKEKSIYVPIASEVENMLNGKDVFESVKSLLGRR; this is encoded by the coding sequence ATGAGCATAGCAGTCATCGGAGCTGGCAAGTGGGGTAGTGCGCTATTTCACGCATTTAGTGAGAATAACGAGTGCGTCATCAGCTCAAGAACGCCAAGAGAGATGCCAAATTTTGTAAGCTTAGAAGAGGCTTTGGAGTGCGAGTACCTAGTCTGCACGATCCCAACGCAAGCTACAAATTTATGGCTAAAGCAAAACTACAAAAACAAAGGTCAAAAGATCTTAGTCGCCAGCAAGGGCATAGACACGGCAAATCTTAAATTTCTAAATGAAATTTACGAGGATTTTGTGGATAGTGAAAATTTGGCTTTTCTTTCTGGGCCGACCTTTGCAAAAGAGATCATGCAAAAGCTGCCTTGCGCCTTGGTGGTAAATTCTAAAAATCAAAATTTAGCTTTAAAATTTGCTTCATTTTTCCCAAGCTATATGAAGGCATACACCTCTGAGGATGTGATCGGCGCTGAGGTGTGTGGGGCGTATAAAAACGTGATCGCCATAGCTGGCGGTATCTGCGAGGGTCTTGGTCTTGGCAACAACGCAAGAGCTAGCCTCATTTCACGTGGGCTTGTCGAGATGGCTAGATTTGGCAAATTTTTTGGCGCAAAAGATGAGACATTTATGGGGCTAAGTGGCGCAGGGGACCTATTTTTAACCGCTTCGTCGATACTCTCACGCAACTACCGCGTAGGTCTTGGCATCGCAAGGCATGAGAGACTAGAGAAAATTTTAAATGAGCTTGGCGAGGTGGCAGAGGGCGTCGATACTGCAAGGGCTATTAGCAAGATCGCTAAAGAAAAGAGCATATATGTGCCAATAGCAAGCGAGGTTGAAAATATGCTAAATGGCAAAGACGTTTTTGAAAGCGTAAAATCGCTTTTGGGAAGAAGATGA
- a CDS encoding TSUP family transporter: MEFDLLSYALFFVAAFLGGFIDAIAGGGGLITLPAIMAMGVPPHLALGTNKLQGVFGSFTATLNFTKKGLINYKECFVGIVFTFIGAVIGATLILFLNANFLKIIIPFLLIAIFIYTLFMPKIGESDRAAKMDERLFYVIFGLILGFYDGFFGPGAGSFWMFAMVALIGLNLKKAVAHTKALNFTSGIVALGVFIIGGKVLWAVGFLMAVGQILGAYFGSNLVIKKEVKFIRTMFLIVVAATICKLLFDYFKA; this comes from the coding sequence ATGGAATTTGATCTACTTAGCTACGCCCTCTTTTTTGTGGCTGCATTTTTGGGTGGTTTTATCGACGCGATCGCAGGAGGCGGCGGACTGATCACCTTGCCAGCTATAATGGCTATGGGCGTGCCACCGCATCTTGCCCTTGGCACAAACAAGCTTCAAGGTGTCTTTGGCAGCTTTACAGCAACGCTAAATTTCACCAAAAAAGGGCTGATTAACTATAAAGAGTGCTTTGTTGGCATAGTTTTTACATTCATAGGAGCTGTCATCGGAGCGACGCTCATCTTATTTTTAAATGCAAATTTCTTAAAAATCATCATCCCATTTTTACTAATCGCCATCTTTATCTACACACTTTTTATGCCAAAGATAGGCGAGAGCGACAGAGCTGCAAAGATGGACGAGAGGCTATTTTATGTTATCTTTGGGCTCATTTTGGGCTTTTACGATGGCTTTTTCGGGCCTGGAGCTGGGTCGTTTTGGATGTTTGCGATGGTGGCTTTGATAGGGCTAAATTTAAAAAAGGCGGTCGCTCACACGAAAGCTTTAAATTTTACCAGCGGCATCGTAGCACTTGGTGTTTTTATAATAGGCGGCAAGGTGCTTTGGGCGGTTGGTTTTTTGATGGCTGTGGGGCAAATTTTAGGAGCTTATTTTGGCTCAAACTTAGTCATCAAAAAAGAGGTCAAATTTATTAGAACGATGTTTTTGATAGTTGTCGCAGCGACTATTTGCAAACTGCTTTTTGACTACTTCAAAGCTTAA
- a CDS encoding glycoside hydrolase family 3 N-terminal domain-containing protein: MRAFKFILFMAIFTLGLNGAEVSLRAKVSQMIMVGFNGASTKDTAFRAMLSDAGYERFGGVMLLGRNITSKAQLKASIKAIKEKSPKIFIAIDEEGGNVSRMKDKSFDGPYPSAYEVASTLDIKSAYGLYSKMAINLKECGINLNFAPVVDLHDENSPIIAAKQRAFSEYASKVVIYADAFMDAFKEQGILTTLKHFPGHGSSKEDSHKNKSEVTLSKDALLPYKDAISTSRAQIIMVGHLFVKGIDEDNPATLSKKIITDLLRNELKFNGVVISDDMLMKGVGDETLAQKVVKFINAGGDILLFSEFKINNQRTADLVTQIIVDAVNEKKISKERIDASYKRIMALKAKI; this comes from the coding sequence ATGAGAGCTTTTAAATTTATACTTTTTATGGCTATTTTTACTCTTGGGTTAAACGGCGCAGAGGTGAGCCTAAGAGCCAAGGTCTCGCAGATGATAATGGTCGGCTTTAACGGCGCTAGCACAAAAGACACTGCGTTTCGCGCGATGTTAAGCGACGCTGGCTACGAGAGATTTGGCGGTGTGATGCTACTTGGCAGAAATATCACCAGCAAAGCCCAGCTAAAAGCTAGCATAAAGGCGATCAAAGAGAAAAGCCCTAAAATTTTCATCGCTATCGACGAAGAGGGCGGCAACGTAAGCCGCATGAAAGACAAGAGCTTTGATGGCCCATATCCTAGCGCATACGAGGTCGCAAGCACGCTTGATATCAAAAGTGCCTATGGTCTCTACTCAAAAATGGCTATAAATTTAAAAGAGTGCGGCATAAATTTAAATTTCGCCCCAGTGGTCGATCTGCACGATGAAAACTCGCCCATCATCGCCGCTAAGCAAAGGGCGTTTAGCGAGTATGCAAGCAAGGTGGTGATCTATGCTGATGCTTTTATGGACGCATTTAAAGAGCAGGGTATCCTAACGACACTTAAGCACTTTCCAGGGCATGGCAGCTCAAAAGAGGACTCACATAAAAATAAGAGCGAGGTCACTCTAAGTAAAGATGCACTTTTGCCATACAAAGACGCTATAAGCACAAGTAGAGCGCAGATCATCATGGTCGGGCACCTTTTTGTAAAGGGTATCGACGAGGACAATCCAGCCACACTTTCTAAAAAAATAATAACCGATCTGCTTCGCAATGAGCTTAAATTTAATGGTGTGGTTATTAGCGATGATATGCTGATGAAAGGCGTTGGAGATGAGACTTTGGCGCAAAAAGTGGTGAAATTTATAAATGCTGGTGGTGATATCTTGCTCTTTAGTGAGTTTAAGATAAATAACCAAAGAACGGCCGATCTAGTCACTCAGATCATAGTGGATGCCGTAAATGAGAAAAAGATCAGTAAAGAGCGGATAGACGCATCATATAAGAGGATAATGGCTCTAAAAGCGAAGATTTAA
- a CDS encoding AAA family ATPase, protein MFEFIDYDGFQDYCDKNKYMENSSVKAYHSYLKNFISFLEYNKIYSFSDYDNADIKYLEQEFTKTGRNEQTFNKYMRAVNYYRDFKKGKLETMPTENNGQQKAKVNFPLNQILYGPPGTGKTYRLSKIMDNFTQNLNVKSNDDTDALYEMLKIENYTWFQVAAAILYDAAISNINSGWVKLNNDIVNHTLFKLKSIKSNSKKPNQTISTVLLSHTKMDCKYVNIKRKDPPFIFEKNEKSEWCVDTKILNDECPEAIDLYEKYKEIKDKKVGTSYTKENFKFITFHQSYGYEEFVEGIKPVFDDENEDGDITYEISKGIFYQCCENALLLSDYKGKLRDFCDLPKDERQKFFNENTPKYAIFIDEINRGNISKIFCELITLIEPSKRLGADNEIMVELPYSKEKFGVPSNLYIIGTMNTADRSIALMDTALRRRFEFVEMMPEYDALNETIIEGINVGEMLKTINERIEYLYDRDHTIGHAYFIDVSDLKTLANVFKNKILPLLQEYFYDDWEKIRLVLGDSQFIKEKKSANALFKSGTDYINDKILYEIDKEAFYVEQNYLKIYNLTSSQADEANPDNNY, encoded by the coding sequence GTGTTTGAATTTATAGATTACGATGGTTTTCAGGACTACTGTGATAAGAATAAATATATGGAGAATAGCTCTGTTAAAGCCTATCATTCTTACTTAAAAAACTTCATTAGTTTTTTGGAATATAATAAAATTTATTCATTTTCCGATTATGATAATGCGGATATAAAATATTTAGAACAAGAATTTACAAAAACGGGCAGAAATGAACAAACTTTTAATAAGTATATGCGTGCAGTAAATTATTATAGAGATTTTAAAAAAGGTAAATTAGAGACGATGCCAACAGAAAACAATGGACAACAAAAAGCTAAGGTAAATTTTCCACTAAATCAAATTTTATATGGCCCTCCAGGAACAGGAAAAACATATAGGCTTTCAAAGATCATGGATAATTTTACTCAAAATCTCAATGTAAAATCGAACGATGACACTGACGCGCTATATGAAATGTTAAAAATAGAAAACTACACTTGGTTTCAAGTGGCTGCAGCCATATTATATGATGCAGCTATTTCAAATATTAATAGTGGTTGGGTTAAGTTAAATAACGACATAGTAAATCACACTTTATTTAAATTAAAATCAATAAAATCAAATTCAAAAAAACCAAACCAGACAATATCTACAGTTTTACTGTCTCATACAAAAATGGATTGTAAGTATGTAAATATTAAAAGAAAAGACCCTCCTTTTATATTTGAGAAAAATGAGAAAAGTGAATGGTGTGTAGATACAAAAATACTTAATGATGAGTGTCCTGAAGCCATAGATCTTTATGAAAAATACAAAGAGATAAAAGATAAAAAAGTAGGCACAAGCTACACTAAAGAAAATTTTAAATTTATAACATTTCACCAAAGCTACGGATATGAGGAATTTGTTGAGGGTATAAAGCCAGTATTTGATGACGAAAACGAAGATGGCGATATAACTTATGAGATATCAAAAGGCATTTTTTATCAGTGCTGCGAAAACGCCTTGCTTCTTAGTGATTACAAAGGCAAACTTAGGGATTTTTGCGATCTGCCAAAAGATGAGCGACAAAAGTTTTTTAATGAAAACACACCAAAATATGCCATCTTTATCGACGAGATCAACCGCGGAAATATCTCTAAAATTTTTTGTGAGCTCATAACTCTTATAGAGCCGTCAAAAAGGCTCGGCGCAGATAACGAGATAATGGTCGAGCTACCATATTCAAAAGAGAAATTTGGAGTGCCGTCAAATTTATACATAATAGGCACGATGAATACAGCAGATCGAAGTATAGCCCTTATGGATACGGCTCTTAGAAGAAGGTTTGAGTTTGTGGAGATGATGCCAGAATACGATGCGCTAAATGAAACAATCATTGAAGGCATCAATGTAGGTGAAATGCTAAAAACGATAAATGAGCGTATAGAGTATCTTTATGACAGAGATCACACGATAGGGCATGCTTATTTTATAGATGTGTCAGACTTAAAAACGCTTGCGAATGTCTTTAAAAACAAAATTTTACCGCTACTGCAAGAGTATTTTTACGACGACTGGGAGAAAATAAGGCTTGTTTTGGGCGATAGTCAATTTATCAAAGAAAAGAAGTCAGCAAATGCTTTATTTAAAAGCGGCACTGACTATATAAACGATAAAATTTTATACGAAATAGACAAAGAAGCTTTTTACGTCGAGCAAAACTATCTAAAAATTTACAATTTAACAAGTAGCCAAGCAGATGAAGCAAACCCAGATAACAATTACTGA
- the gatB gene encoding Asp-tRNA(Asn)/Glu-tRNA(Gln) amidotransferase subunit GatB, protein MFEVVIGLEVHTQLNTKTKIFCSCSTSFGDEANTHVCPTCLALPGALPVLNKEAVKKAISFGTAINAKINKKSVFNRKNYFYPDLPKAYQISQFEIPIVEGGELIIDVNGTKKRIGVTRAHLEEDAGKNIHEENESLVDLNRAGTPLLEIVSEPDIRSSDEAVAYLKKLHSILRFLNISDANMQEGSFRCDANVSIRPKGDTKLYTRVEIKNLNSFKFIQKAIDYEVERQSAAWEDGRYDEEVYQETRLFDTTNLVTRSMRGKEDSAEYRYFPDPDLLPVEVPEEMYNEAIKIPELAEQKVARYVSELGVKESDALNLTQSVEMARYFEELIAAGISPKLATTWLIVELLGRLNNGVTIETSPVGSAKMINLLKRIEDGTISGKAAKEVLDYLMENDADVDSVIEKLGLKQVSDDSAIVAIIDQILAANADKVEEYKNGKDKMFGFFVGQVMKEGKGAFNPGKVNELLKAKIG, encoded by the coding sequence ATGTTTGAAGTCGTTATCGGTTTAGAAGTTCATACTCAGCTTAATACAAAAACTAAAATTTTCTGCTCTTGCTCGACTAGCTTTGGTGACGAGGCAAACACTCACGTTTGTCCGACCTGCCTAGCGCTACCAGGGGCTTTGCCTGTGCTAAATAAAGAGGCGGTCAAAAAGGCGATCAGCTTTGGCACGGCGATAAACGCTAAGATAAATAAAAAATCAGTCTTTAATAGAAAAAACTACTTCTATCCAGACCTTCCAAAGGCATATCAAATTTCACAGTTTGAAATTCCTATCGTAGAAGGTGGCGAGCTCATCATCGACGTAAACGGCACTAAAAAACGTATCGGAGTAACAAGAGCGCACCTTGAGGAGGACGCTGGCAAAAATATCCACGAAGAAAACGAGAGTTTGGTCGATCTAAATAGAGCTGGCACGCCGCTTCTTGAGATAGTTAGCGAGCCAGATATTAGAAGTAGCGACGAGGCGGTGGCTTATCTTAAAAAACTGCACTCGATCCTTCGCTTTTTAAACATCAGCGACGCAAATATGCAGGAAGGTAGCTTTCGCTGCGACGCAAACGTCTCTATCCGTCCAAAAGGCGACACCAAGCTTTACACAAGAGTTGAGATAAAAAACCTAAACTCATTTAAATTTATCCAAAAAGCGATCGACTACGAGGTAGAGCGCCAAAGTGCAGCTTGGGAAGATGGCAGATATGACGAAGAGGTCTATCAAGAGACAAGGCTGTTTGACACGACAAATTTAGTGACAAGGTCTATGCGTGGCAAAGAGGATAGCGCGGAGTATAGGTATTTTCCTGACCCTGACTTGCTGCCTGTTGAGGTGCCAGAAGAGATGTATAACGAAGCGATCAAAATTCCAGAGCTTGCCGAACAAAAGGTCGCAAGATATGTTAGCGAGCTAGGTGTAAAAGAGAGCGATGCCTTAAATTTAACTCAAAGCGTTGAGATGGCTAGATATTTTGAAGAGCTGATCGCTGCTGGAATTTCTCCAAAGCTTGCTACTACGTGGCTTATAGTCGAGCTTCTTGGCCGCTTAAATAACGGCGTGACGATTGAGACAAGCCCAGTTGGTAGTGCTAAGATGATAAATTTACTAAAACGCATAGAAGATGGCACGATAAGCGGCAAAGCTGCAAAAGAGGTGCTAGACTATCTAATGGAAAACGACGCGGATGTTGATAGCGTCATCGAAAAGCTTGGTTTAAAACAAGTGAGCGACGACTCAGCGATCGTTGCCATTATAGATCAAATTTTAGCTGCAAACGCCGATAAAGTAGAAGAGTATAAAAACGGCAAAGATAAGATGTTTGGCTTCTTTGTCGGTCAGGTGATGAAAGAGGGCAAAGGTGCCTTTAACCCAGGCAAGGTCAATGAGCTTTTAAAGGCCAAAATAGGCTAA
- a CDS encoding superoxide dismutase family protein: MKKIVLLSAVLGTLLFAHEGHHFDPKAGEHLVIPVSELSEKGDKSVGEVVAVKTNYGVAFFPNLKGLPAGLHGFHVHQNADCGATEKGLGMKAGGHWDPAETKMHSFAWDDKGHKGDLPALYVDAEGNANYPVLAPKIKNLDELKGHSLMVHVGGDNHSDHPKALGGGGARMLCGVIK, from the coding sequence ATGAAAAAAATCGTTTTACTAAGTGCTGTTTTAGGAACACTACTTTTTGCTCACGAGGGCCATCACTTTGATCCAAAGGCTGGCGAGCATCTTGTGATCCCAGTTAGCGAACTAAGCGAAAAGGGCGATAAGAGCGTTGGCGAAGTAGTAGCTGTTAAGACAAACTACGGCGTTGCGTTTTTTCCAAATTTAAAAGGTCTTCCTGCAGGACTTCACGGCTTTCACGTTCATCAAAATGCTGATTGTGGCGCGACTGAGAAAGGTCTTGGTATGAAAGCAGGTGGTCACTGGGATCCAGCTGAGACAAAAATGCACTCATTTGCATGGGACGATAAGGGTCACAAAGGCGATCTACCAGCACTTTACGTAGATGCCGAGGGCAATGCAAACTACCCAGTGCTAGCTCCAAAGATCAAAAACCTTGACGAGCTAAAAGGTCACTCACTAATGGTTCACGTTGGTGGCGACAACCACAGCGACCATCCAAAAGCACTTGGCGGCGGCGGCGCTAGAATGCTTTGCGGCGTTATTAAGTAA
- a CDS encoding aryl-sulfate sulfotransferase → MNSVTIYLLLAFFAALILYFQIQKLTKKLDDEGAVPAYQKAAQEVLQNLNNAEKYPKFCNVIQKKINALRQDILFEDALNGAGDKDKALDTLEQIRDKVEVLLKRENANWESELVEILDEIDGFVKANLKNGEERAEELRDELKKEFDGL, encoded by the coding sequence ATGAATAGCGTTACGATTTATTTGCTGCTTGCATTTTTTGCGGCGCTTATTTTATATTTTCAGATACAAAAACTCACAAAAAAGCTCGACGATGAAGGAGCGGTGCCTGCCTATCAAAAGGCTGCACAAGAGGTTTTGCAAAATTTAAATAACGCTGAGAAATACCCTAAATTTTGCAATGTCATACAAAAAAAGATAAACGCTCTAAGACAAGACATACTCTTTGAAGATGCGCTAAATGGGGCTGGCGATAAGGACAAAGCGCTTGATACCTTAGAGCAGATAAGAGATAAGGTCGAGGTGCTTTTAAAGCGGGAAAATGCAAACTGGGAGAGCGAACTGGTTGAAATTTTAGACGAGATCGATGGCTTTGTGAAGGCAAATTTAAAAAACGGCGAAGAAAGAGCCGAAGAGCTAAGGGACGAACTAAAGAAAGAATTTGATGGGTTGTGA
- a CDS encoding TIGR02757 family protein, whose product MSELKSLLDSHVLSKNTNSGLFDAPDPLQVATKFKEPNIALICALFAYGNAKMIVKFLNSLEFNLLDESEKNIKKNLSNFKYRFQNENDVKEIFITLSRLKKEADIEEILRQGLAKNGEMIEAVNGLIKFIYGLNSYRSDGYEFFFGKSFSKEPQSPYKRYNMYLRWMVRDSDIDLGLFKNLPKDRLLMPLDVHTHRVSLNLGLINRKSYDFKAVMDLTKKLREFDELDPIKYDFALYRIGQSKELETIVKNLKK is encoded by the coding sequence ATGAGCGAACTAAAGAGCCTTTTAGACTCACACGTACTTAGCAAAAATACAAATTCGGGGCTATTTGACGCCCCGGACCCACTTCAAGTAGCTACTAAATTTAAAGAGCCAAACATAGCGCTCATTTGTGCGTTATTTGCCTATGGCAACGCAAAAATGATAGTGAAATTTCTAAATTCGCTTGAATTTAACCTGCTTGATGAGAGCGAGAAAAATATCAAGAAAAATCTTTCAAATTTCAAATACCGCTTTCAAAATGAAAATGACGTAAAAGAAATTTTTATCACACTTTCACGCCTAAAAAAAGAGGCTGACATAGAAGAAATTTTACGCCAAGGTCTTGCAAAAAATGGCGAGATGATAGAAGCAGTAAATGGGCTTATTAAATTTATTTACGGGCTAAATTCTTACCGCTCAGATGGATATGAGTTTTTCTTTGGTAAGAGCTTTAGCAAAGAGCCTCAAAGCCCATATAAACGCTATAACATGTATCTTCGCTGGATGGTGCGAGATAGCGACATCGACCTTGGATTATTTAAAAATTTGCCAAAAGATAGGCTTTTGATGCCACTTGATGTGCATACGCATAGGGTTTCATTAAATTTAGGACTTATAAACAGAAAGAGCTACGATTTCAAAGCGGTCATGGATCTTACAAAAAAACTTAGAGAATTTGACGAGCTTGATCCGATAAAATACGACTTTGCGCTTTATAGGATAGGGCAGAGCAAAGAGCTAGAAACCATCGTAAAAAATCTCAAAAAATAA